One genomic region from Pirellulales bacterium encodes:
- a CDS encoding hemolysin III family protein, producing MLTTVQSAGSSEVDGGLLPVGPPSRNGSTQFAVTPDLAGSMDTKEIANAMTHAVGLLLSIVAAVVLMHVAAACDFWQRCAVLIYAVTMVAVYAASTASHVFPQPRLRHFFRMLDQGWIYLFIAGTFTPISAAFLRGGSWWVLLGAIWIVALAGFISKVALNHRINNVSTIIPLLLGWMPLLGGRPMLHLVPTEVLWWMLAGGVCYSVGTLFLMYDHRHPYLHAVWHVFVMAGTACHFWAILHYAMPVV from the coding sequence ATGCTTACCACCGTTCAGTCCGCTGGCTCGTCTGAGGTTGACGGCGGATTGCTTCCTGTTGGACCGCCGTCCCGGAACGGTTCGACGCAGTTCGCGGTGACCCCTGACCTTGCCGGGTCAATGGATACCAAGGAAATCGCCAATGCAATGACTCATGCCGTGGGATTGTTGCTGAGCATTGTGGCTGCAGTGGTTTTAATGCATGTGGCCGCCGCTTGTGACTTCTGGCAGCGCTGCGCCGTTTTGATTTATGCGGTGACGATGGTGGCCGTGTACGCGGCATCAACGGCATCGCACGTCTTTCCGCAACCTCGGTTGCGACATTTTTTTCGCATGCTCGATCAGGGTTGGATTTACCTGTTCATCGCGGGCACGTTCACGCCGATTTCGGCCGCTTTTTTGCGGGGCGGATCGTGGTGGGTATTGCTGGGGGCGATTTGGATTGTCGCCCTCGCGGGTTTCATTAGCAAGGTGGCGCTCAATCACCGCATTAACAATGTGTCTACGATCATTCCTTTGCTGTTGGGGTGGATGCCGCTGTTGGGCGGACGGCCGATGTTGCACTTGGTGCCGACTGAAGTTCTTTGGTGGATGTTGGCCGGCGGCGTGTGCTATTCTGTGGGCACGCTGTTTCTGATGTACGACCATCGCCACCCGTATTTGCACGCTGTTTGGCATGTGTTCGTGATGGCCGGTACGGCTTGCCATTTTTGGGCCATTCTGCATTACGCGATGCCTGTGGTTTAA